In Lascolabacillus massiliensis, a single genomic region encodes these proteins:
- a CDS encoding polysaccharide biosynthesis/export family protein, which yields MKKLIYLFLFITFSVSCTQVRDIAYLQNAESGIANINQGVFDARIKSKDILSITVVSSEPEASRRYNLLMPQPQGMVGYANQTLQNFLVDNDGNIDFPVFGTLSVKGLTTKELEEQISAKLAPFFTGEMPVVTIRILNFTVNILGEVNRPGKYESVNEQLTIFEGLALANDMTIYGKRNNVKVLRADPEGNVNVYTLNLNDRNVFNSPGYFLEQNDVVYVEPNQSRANSSKYGAAETHRISTLSVLISLATMAVTIFGITR from the coding sequence ATGAAGAAACTAATTTACCTGTTTTTGTTCATTACGTTTTCAGTGTCTTGTACTCAGGTTAGAGATATTGCATATTTGCAGAATGCCGAGTCAGGAATAGCAAACATTAATCAGGGTGTTTTTGATGCCAGGATTAAATCTAAGGATATATTATCAATTACAGTTGTAAGTAGTGAGCCTGAAGCATCAAGAAGATATAATCTATTGATGCCACAGCCACAGGGAATGGTGGGTTATGCCAATCAAACCTTACAAAACTTTCTTGTGGACAATGATGGAAATATAGATTTCCCTGTATTTGGTACTTTATCGGTTAAGGGATTGACCACAAAAGAACTTGAAGAACAAATTTCTGCTAAGCTTGCACCCTTCTTTACTGGAGAAATGCCGGTAGTTACAATTAGAATATTAAACTTCACAGTAAATATATTAGGTGAAGTCAATAGACCCGGGAAGTATGAATCTGTTAATGAACAATTAACAATTTTTGAGGGATTAGCTTTGGCAAATGATATGACAATATATGGTAAACGTAATAATGTCAAAGTATTAAGAGCAGATCCTGAAGGTAATGTAAATGTCTACACATTGAATTTAAATGACAGGAATGTCTTTAATTCTCCTGGATACTTCCTTGAGCAAAATGATGTTGTATATGTAGAACCCAATCAATCCAGAGCAAATTCATCAAAATATGGAGCAGCTGAGACACACAGAATCTCTACCTTATCTGTATTGATTTCACTGGCAACAATGGCAGTTACAATATTTGGGATAACCAGATAA
- a CDS encoding right-handed parallel beta-helix repeat-containing protein gives MKKRNVTALLSIVFLFISLQMSFGQGARYTGTYKKSAPIQHNGVSNIVIEGVEISNENSYAIVLYNSQNVTIRNSKFGPTPLKTAIYLYNCKNITIIDNTFNDVQSALVASTSQGIKFEYNDVTNVVGKLRGAKEVGVLAQFIQVTGAGNSVSYNVNENFPGQSDPEDLININQSSGTAQSPIVVKGNWIRGGGPSVSGGGINLGDLNGAYQVAEDNILVNPGQYGIAISGGHDMALKNNTVYAKRDNFTNVGLIAVNWYEGQAYNITVSGNKINYTNKDGAQNSWWIYQNVEPVAGKSTNEYRPDITESILPKQIIGRARNGVVTPPPTTQPEPDPTPEPEPTPGQDPTPNPGVDDGSKIVNHPSIRVYKDRFNRVCILNIGSIYPGATVTATVKSHNLAHTQRLTGYHTAINYTVPSGMVVDVVVKNGNRMNYTQLSF, from the coding sequence ATGAAAAAAAGAAACGTCACTGCACTACTAAGTATTGTATTCCTATTTATATCACTCCAGATGTCATTTGGACAAGGAGCAAGATATACCGGGACATACAAAAAATCTGCGCCTATACAACATAATGGCGTAAGCAATATTGTTATAGAAGGAGTAGAGATATCAAATGAAAATAGTTATGCGATAGTACTCTACAATAGTCAGAATGTAACAATAAGGAATTCAAAATTTGGTCCAACGCCTTTAAAAACAGCGATTTACCTTTACAACTGTAAAAACATTACTATTATCGATAATACATTTAATGATGTACAATCGGCACTAGTAGCATCCACTTCTCAGGGTATCAAATTTGAGTATAACGATGTAACTAACGTTGTTGGTAAATTGAGAGGCGCAAAAGAAGTTGGAGTATTGGCTCAGTTTATACAGGTAACCGGAGCTGGAAACAGTGTAAGTTACAATGTAAATGAGAATTTCCCTGGTCAGAGCGATCCTGAAGACCTTATTAACATCAATCAGTCAAGCGGTACAGCCCAAAGTCCTATTGTTGTTAAAGGCAACTGGATCAGAGGTGGTGGTCCATCGGTTTCAGGTGGAGGTATCAACCTTGGTGATTTAAACGGTGCATACCAGGTAGCTGAAGATAACATTTTGGTTAATCCGGGTCAGTATGGTATTGCTATCTCAGGTGGTCATGATATGGCACTTAAGAACAATACTGTATATGCTAAGAGAGACAACTTTACAAATGTTGGACTTATTGCCGTAAACTGGTATGAAGGTCAGGCATACAACATTACTGTAAGTGGTAATAAAATTAATTATACCAATAAGGATGGAGCTCAGAATAGCTGGTGGATATATCAGAATGTTGAACCTGTTGCAGGAAAATCTACTAATGAATATCGTCCTGATATAACTGAATCTATTTTACCAAAACAAATTATTGGTAGAGCTAGAAACGGTGTTGTAACACCACCTCCTACTACACAACCAGAGCCGGATCCAACTCCTGAGCCAGAACCAACTCCTGGACAGGACCCAACTCCTAACCCAGGTGTTGATGATGGATCAAAAATAGTTAATCATCCTTCTATCAGAGTTTATAAAGATAGATTCAATAGAGTATGTATTTTAAACATTGGTAGTATTTATCCGGGAGCAACTGTTACTGCTACAGTTAAAAGTCATAACTTAGCACACACGCAAAGATTAACCGGATATCACACCGCTATTAATTATACTGTTCCTTCAGGAATGGTAGTGGATGTTGTTGTTAAAAACGGCAATAGAATGAACTACACACAACTTTCATTCTAA
- a CDS encoding lipid-binding protein: MNKIIYLFAIIATMVMIASCEKEDFQDNNIEEQFSTSVPGSWEVKAYLNDSIIYDTFNIFTSGISGDSIVINDTIVNFWNFQVKASVDGKSNTFQTKLSTNELVNDFAIGVKIPVGKIIDSDSIYMEMQFEDDITPFGNTYQIKGHRVK, translated from the coding sequence ATGAATAAGATAATATATTTATTTGCTATCATTGCTACAATGGTAATGATTGCATCTTGTGAAAAAGAGGATTTTCAAGATAACAATATTGAAGAGCAATTCTCAACATCAGTTCCTGGTAGCTGGGAGGTTAAAGCATATTTAAATGATTCAATTATTTATGACACTTTCAACATATTCACCTCAGGTATATCAGGAGACTCAATTGTAATAAATGACACAATCGTAAACTTCTGGAATTTTCAGGTTAAAGCGAGTGTTGATGGTAAAAGCAACACTTTCCAGACTAAACTGTCAACAAACGAGTTAGTTAATGATTTTGCTATTGGCGTAAAAATACCAGTAGGGAAAATTATTGATTCAGATAGCATCTATATGGAGATGCAATTTGAAGATGACATAACTCCATTTGGCAACACATACCAAATTAAGGGTCATAGAGTTAAATAA
- a CDS encoding helix-turn-helix transcriptional regulator gives MNSPKVELRLGRNIQSRDKIIVDINEIPYPTAIFFESSNDVILNKRAYDTLGMREDETFDLKAWKKMNPYFTDILKNEVMGVITNQKVHVILLNGKHEIMNYSLTHITNPFLGDIYIIHFTKASEKYSVASISSLYNIKEEIVKLKPYLNRTGKNMLDSMMKKYFRDENQQLTLDDIVYYEKELRVIQKAFPTLSHREVILCGLLVNNMETKDIATITNRTLDSVFVTIHRINKKLNILNKKELLDTLKEVVNNEDNDQWLVEEFDM, from the coding sequence ATGAACTCTCCAAAAGTAGAGCTTAGGTTGGGTAGAAATATCCAATCAAGAGATAAAATAATAGTCGATATTAATGAGATTCCTTATCCTACTGCAATTTTTTTTGAAAGCTCTAATGATGTAATACTAAATAAACGTGCTTATGATACTTTAGGTATGAGGGAGGATGAGACTTTCGACTTAAAGGCATGGAAAAAAATGAATCCATACTTTACAGATATATTGAAGAATGAGGTCATGGGTGTCATTACAAATCAGAAAGTACATGTTATTCTTCTTAATGGAAAACATGAGATTATGAATTACTCACTTACTCATATTACAAACCCTTTTCTTGGTGATATATATATTATACATTTTACCAAAGCTTCTGAAAAATACTCAGTTGCATCAATATCATCACTATATAATATTAAAGAGGAAATTGTTAAACTGAAACCGTATCTTAATCGAACTGGTAAAAACATGCTTGATTCTATGATGAAAAAATATTTCAGAGACGAGAATCAGCAACTTACGCTTGACGATATTGTATATTATGAAAAAGAATTACGAGTAATCCAAAAAGCTTTCCCTACTTTATCTCATAGAGAAGTCATTTTGTGTGGATTACTCGTAAATAATATGGAAACCAAAGATATTGCTACAATAACTAATAGAACACTTGATTCAGTTTTTGTCACAATTCATCGCATCAACAAAAAACTTAATATCCTAAATAAAAAAGAGTTGTTGGATACACTTAAAGAAGTCGTTAATAATGAAGACAATGATCAGTGGTTAGTTGAAGAATTTGACATGTGA
- a CDS encoding 30S ribosomal protein S16, translated as MATKLRLQRRGRKNHPFYQIIVADSRAPRDGKYIERIGSYNPNTNPATITLDFDRALYWMQTGAQPTDTVRNILSNEGVLLKKHLLGGVAKGAFDEAEAERRFEAWKSNKLNSEKSAMTKDAEKARAEEKARLEAEKEVNKSRAEALAKKKAEEEAANAPEEQTEETTATEDTATAEEAPATEEKIEE; from the coding sequence ATGGCAACTAAATTAAGACTACAGAGAAGAGGACGTAAAAATCATCCATTCTACCAAATTATTGTTGCAGATAGCAGAGCTCCACGTGATGGAAAGTATATTGAGAGGATAGGTTCTTATAATCCGAACACAAATCCTGCTACAATCACTTTAGATTTCGATAGAGCTTTGTATTGGATGCAAACAGGAGCACAACCAACTGATACAGTACGAAATATACTATCAAATGAGGGTGTTCTATTGAAAAAGCACCTTTTGGGAGGTGTTGCAAAAGGCGCATTTGATGAAGCTGAAGCAGAAAGGAGATTTGAAGCATGGAAAAGCAACAAATTGAACTCAGAAAAATCTGCTATGACCAAAGATGCAGAAAAAGCACGTGCTGAAGAAAAAGCGCGACTGGAAGCAGAGAAAGAGGTAAATAAATCTCGTGCTGAAGCTTTGGCGAAAAAGAAAGCGGAAGAAGAGGCTGCAAACGCTCCTGAAGAGCAAACTGAAGAGACAACCGCCACTGAGGATACAGCTACCGCTGAAGAAGCTCCTGCTACAGAAGAGAAAATAGAAGAGTAA